A region of Deltaproteobacteria bacterium DNA encodes the following proteins:
- a CDS encoding transporter substrate-binding protein: MAVIKVGILHSLQGTMAASESPLVDAAVMAIDEINEQGGVLGHEVKPIIEDGASRPLVFEERTRKLLSEDKVTTLFGCWTSASRKAVKPLVEAAGALLWYPVQYEGLEESPNIVYTGSCLNQQIEPAVNWMLQKGKRRCLLIGSDYVFPRTANLFIAGMVEESGGTLLADRYVPLGRQDFSSMVEEIGSLRPHVIFNTLNGDSNYAFFRQLYKAGIGAEEVPVMSFSIAEGEQQAIATEGEGHFACWSYFQTLDTPENRAFIKRYQHRLGSDRHSSDPIVRAYSQVWLWRNAVEATGSFNPHDLIKSLPGQHYMSPAGEIRIEKNHHLKNPALIGCARKDGLFDVIWRSKAPIEPKPWFGVEELPPAAKPMIKEVLRQFPQSVHYASTLEDEIIERKMAKEELAKTQAFLEAALEKTPAGIAIAAMPDGRLIMANSAALGIPGGSRDSLMDIPIEDYSDKWKIYHGDGSPYDPAQLPLARAILHGESSRDEFIIRRADGEERWVLAEATPILNDKGERTAAIVVFPDITEQKLVEKELELEIKDRKDVEDELRLYDKIIKNIGEGVYLVSKEDLTIRYANPKFLEIFGYEADEIIGKHVSIINDPSSEDPLKTALDIENALKEDGLWRGEVLNIRKDGSPFWCFVVISTLSHKKYGEVYVSIQSDISDRKKVETALQDSEKLLRSISENYPAYLSIIEKDFTVGYTSGREFFKRNLDPGDFIGLKLEDIFGEHATFLREQYEKTFAGEIVTFDLNINNELQHYYATPLYNEKGEVDRVLAVVENRTERKLIEDTLYFVAQKGWEEGREVFLESLVEYLSKTLNVEYAFVDTLKNPQVAQTIALYAHGKLTTNIEYELKHTPCENVFGKKLCYYGRDIKTLFPLDEILHKMKAESYAGIPLWDSKNQPIGLIAVMGCGPLENRTLVETILQIVAVRAAAVLERKISGWELQKSEERFRLSLRNSNITVFTQDMDLKYTWVYNPAADFTPENVLGKTDFELIPAEDAESLMKLKQEVLHSGKGTEQIVPFTTGDKPSYFDTILEPLYDADGNIEGLTGVSTDITRKIMAEAALRESEEKYRRIFETMEDGYMLADMEGTILEVNPAAVKMLNYDDITELKGMNVARDIYAEPEERKKIKSRLIEEGTVKAYNLNFKQKDGVVIVTECNIHLIYNEENEPVALEGTFRDITERIREDKVQAAQLRLIEYASTHSVIELLRKFLDEVEELTGSNIGFYHFLADDQETILLQTWSTNTLENMCTAEGEGQHYPISEAGVWVDCVLKRRPVIHNDYDSLPHKRGLPEGHAPVIRELVVPVFRGKKIVAILGTGNKKSDYDEHDLKLVQQLADLAWETVVRKRTEEALRENQQLLANVFESMEEGVLVLNSEFKYTHFNRTLEEISHTQREDVLGKIPWEEYPFLKGLIEEAIKKAMQGDVSRNIELKYTLSGGKEGWTRESYFPLIDAEEKIAGVVGVIEDISERKQTEDELARYRDHLEELVEDRTIKLRAEITEREQVEKELKQAKKAAESANQAKSVFLANMSHELRTPLNAILGFSEMLVRESEATANEKEKLSIINRSGEHLLNMINDVLDLSKIEAGRIEVESEVIDLPLMLNDIGQMMEIRAESAGLRFRLTLDPLLARYVKTDSGKVRQILINLLGNAVAFTAEGEVSLRVRTMPAADDAKKATLQMEVEDSGPGIAPEEQERIFEPFVQAGPSPSSVKGSGLGLAITRSFVEVMGGEISVTSQPGEGSRFIVQMPVTLAEAAEAAEKEREKPAVLGLAPGQPPWRILVVEDNYDNRLLLCSLLLQTGFKVKEAENGKEAVKLFKKWEPHFIWMDMRMPVMDGYEATAGIRSLPGGDKVKIVAITASALKEQRKIILDAGCDEVVNKPIQRHKIFETMAEQLGLRYSYEEGKAAVVAEPAIVLTGEMMAALPAELRQALQEAAHKLDISATDEAIKRIAHKHPKIADGLQQLAGKFSFEKILELLKKGESL, encoded by the coding sequence ATGGCAGTAATTAAGGTAGGCATTCTCCATTCCTTGCAGGGAACTATGGCGGCAAGCGAGTCACCCCTCGTCGATGCAGCCGTCATGGCCATTGACGAGATCAATGAGCAAGGCGGTGTGCTCGGACATGAGGTCAAACCAATTATCGAAGATGGGGCCTCTCGTCCGCTTGTATTCGAAGAACGGACGAGAAAGCTTCTCTCAGAGGATAAGGTAACTACCCTTTTCGGATGCTGGACCTCTGCCTCACGCAAGGCCGTCAAGCCCCTGGTAGAGGCCGCCGGTGCCTTGCTCTGGTATCCTGTGCAGTACGAGGGGCTGGAGGAGAGTCCAAACATCGTTTATACGGGAAGCTGCCTCAACCAGCAGATAGAACCGGCAGTGAACTGGATGTTGCAAAAGGGCAAGCGGCGCTGCCTGCTCATTGGTTCGGACTACGTCTTTCCCCGTACGGCCAACCTGTTTATCGCCGGTATGGTGGAAGAAAGCGGAGGCACCCTTTTGGCTGACCGATATGTACCCCTCGGCCGGCAGGATTTCTCGTCTATGGTAGAGGAAATCGGCAGCTTACGGCCCCATGTGATTTTTAATACCCTCAATGGAGACAGCAATTATGCCTTTTTCCGTCAGCTTTACAAAGCAGGTATAGGAGCCGAAGAAGTGCCGGTCATGTCCTTCAGCATTGCCGAGGGAGAACAGCAGGCAATTGCAACGGAGGGTGAAGGTCATTTCGCCTGCTGGAGCTATTTCCAAACCCTGGATACTCCGGAAAACAGGGCCTTCATTAAGCGTTATCAACATCGATTGGGCAGTGACCGGCATAGCTCTGACCCCATTGTAAGGGCCTATAGCCAGGTCTGGTTATGGCGCAACGCTGTTGAAGCGACGGGCAGCTTCAACCCTCATGACCTGATAAAGAGCCTGCCGGGACAGCATTACATGAGTCCCGCCGGAGAGATCCGGATTGAAAAGAACCACCATTTGAAAAATCCGGCGCTCATCGGGTGTGCACGGAAAGACGGCTTGTTCGATGTCATTTGGCGAAGTAAAGCGCCTATTGAGCCCAAACCCTGGTTCGGTGTCGAGGAACTGCCCCCGGCGGCAAAACCGATGATCAAGGAAGTACTTCGACAGTTTCCCCAATCAGTCCATTATGCAAGCACACTCGAAGATGAGATCATTGAAAGGAAGATGGCCAAAGAGGAACTTGCCAAAACTCAGGCATTTCTTGAAGCCGCCCTGGAAAAAACACCTGCCGGTATTGCCATCGCCGCCATGCCCGATGGAAGATTGATTATGGCAAACTCAGCCGCCCTCGGCATTCCCGGTGGTTCGAGAGATTCCTTGATGGACATCCCCATCGAGGATTACTCCGATAAATGGAAGATCTATCATGGTGATGGAAGCCCTTATGACCCGGCCCAATTGCCACTGGCCAGGGCGATTCTCCACGGTGAATCTTCGCGAGACGAATTCATTATTCGCCGTGCAGATGGTGAGGAACGTTGGGTCCTTGCCGAGGCGACCCCCATTTTAAACGATAAGGGAGAGCGTACCGCTGCGATTGTGGTGTTTCCAGACATTACCGAGCAAAAGCTGGTGGAAAAAGAACTTGAATTGGAGATTAAGGACCGCAAAGATGTTGAGGATGAGTTACGCCTCTATGACAAGATAATTAAAAACATTGGTGAAGGAGTCTATCTTGTTAGTAAAGAGGACCTTACCATTCGTTACGCTAATCCAAAATTTTTGGAGATCTTCGGATATGAAGCCGATGAGATCATAGGTAAACATGTCTCCATTATCAATGATCCTTCCAGTGAAGATCCTCTTAAGACAGCACTGGACATAGAGAATGCATTGAAAGAGGACGGTCTTTGGCGAGGTGAGGTTTTAAACATCAGGAAAGATGGCTCCCCTTTTTGGTGCTTCGTTGTCATTTCTACCCTCAGTCATAAGAAATACGGTGAAGTTTATGTATCCATACAATCCGACATTAGCGACCGTAAAAAGGTGGAAACGGCATTGCAGGATAGTGAAAAACTTCTCCGCAGCATTTCAGAAAATTACCCCGCTTACCTTTCCATTATAGAAAAAGATTTCACTGTCGGCTATACATCTGGCCGGGAGTTCTTCAAGCGTAATCTGGATCCCGGGGATTTCATCGGCTTAAAGCTTGAGGATATTTTTGGCGAACATGCAACCTTTCTTCGTGAGCAATATGAGAAAACCTTTGCCGGTGAGATTGTTACTTTTGACTTAAATATTAACAATGAGCTTCAGCATTATTATGCAACGCCTCTCTATAATGAAAAAGGTGAGGTTGATAGAGTCCTTGCCGTTGTAGAAAACAGAACAGAACGAAAACTCATTGAAGACACCTTGTACTTTGTTGCCCAAAAAGGGTGGGAAGAAGGGCGTGAGGTTTTTCTCGAATCACTGGTGGAATATCTTTCGAAAACCCTCAATGTGGAATATGCCTTTGTCGATACCTTAAAAAATCCTCAAGTGGCGCAGACTATCGCCTTGTATGCTCATGGAAAATTAACGACCAATATTGAATATGAACTGAAACACACGCCATGTGAAAATGTTTTCGGAAAAAAGCTCTGCTATTATGGCAGAGACATTAAAACATTATTCCCCCTCGATGAAATCCTTCATAAAATGAAGGCAGAGAGCTACGCAGGAATCCCGCTCTGGGATTCAAAAAATCAACCCATCGGCTTAATTGCCGTCATGGGATGCGGCCCCCTGGAAAATCGAACATTGGTGGAAACTATATTACAGATCGTCGCCGTACGGGCAGCCGCTGTGCTGGAACGAAAAATTTCAGGGTGGGAGCTGCAAAAAAGTGAAGAGCGCTTCAGGTTGTCCCTCCGTAATTCAAATATTACCGTTTTCACTCAGGATATGGACTTGAAATATACATGGGTTTATAATCCCGCCGCCGATTTTACGCCGGAAAATGTGCTTGGAAAAACTGATTTTGAACTCATTCCGGCGGAAGATGCCGAATCGTTGATGAAATTGAAGCAGGAAGTACTCCATAGCGGGAAAGGGACAGAGCAAATTGTACCATTTACTACCGGTGATAAACCGTCATATTTCGATACAATCCTGGAACCGCTCTATGATGCTGACGGCAATATAGAGGGACTGACGGGAGTGTCGACGGATATAACCAGGAAAATTATGGCGGAAGCGGCGCTCCGTGAAAGTGAAGAGAAGTATCGTCGAATCTTTGAGACAATGGAAGACGGCTATATGCTGGCCGATATGGAAGGGACTATTCTCGAAGTCAATCCCGCTGCCGTAAAAATGTTGAACTATGACGATATTACCGAGCTTAAAGGAATGAATGTTGCCAGGGATATTTACGCCGAACCTGAAGAACGTAAAAAAATAAAGAGCCGCCTAATAGAAGAAGGCACTGTTAAAGCTTACAACTTAAACTTCAAACAAAAGGATGGGGTGGTTATTGTTACTGAATGCAATATCCATCTCATTTACAACGAGGAAAATGAACCCGTTGCCCTGGAAGGGACTTTCAGAGACATAACGGAACGCATACGCGAGGATAAAGTGCAGGCTGCTCAATTGCGGCTTATTGAGTATGCCTCAACTCATTCAGTCATAGAATTGCTTCGAAAGTTTCTTGATGAAGTGGAAGAACTGACGGGAAGTAACATCGGTTTTTATCATTTTCTGGCCGATGACCAGGAAACCATATTGCTACAGACCTGGTCCACAAACACTCTTGAGAATATGTGTACGGCAGAAGGCGAAGGTCAACATTATCCCATTTCTGAAGCCGGTGTATGGGTTGACTGCGTGCTGAAGCGCAGGCCTGTCATTCACAACGACTATGACAGTTTGCCTCATAAGCGGGGGTTGCCTGAGGGGCATGCGCCGGTCATTCGCGAGCTTGTCGTTCCTGTTTTTCGGGGAAAGAAGATCGTGGCCATTCTTGGGACTGGAAACAAGAAAAGCGATTATGATGAGCATGATCTCAAGTTGGTACAACAACTGGCGGACCTGGCCTGGGAGACGGTTGTCCGCAAACGGACTGAAGAGGCACTGCGGGAAAACCAGCAATTACTTGCTAATGTTTTCGAATCGATGGAAGAAGGGGTCCTTGTATTAAACTCCGAATTTAAATACACCCATTTTAATAGAACGCTCGAAGAAATATCACATACCCAAAGGGAAGATGTTTTGGGAAAAATACCCTGGGAAGAATATCCATTTTTAAAGGGTCTAATTGAGGAAGCAATAAAAAAAGCAATGCAAGGAGATGTCTCTCGTAATATAGAACTAAAATATACCTTGTCCGGGGGGAAAGAAGGGTGGACAAGAGAAAGCTATTTTCCTCTAATAGATGCTGAAGAGAAAATTGCAGGTGTTGTCGGCGTCATTGAGGACATTAGCGAGCGAAAGCAGACGGAAGATGAACTGGCGCGATATCGTGACCATCTCGAAGAATTAGTAGAAGACCGTACCATCAAATTGCGTGCCGAAATAACTGAACGTGAGCAGGTAGAGAAGGAACTTAAACAAGCCAAAAAAGCAGCCGAATCAGCCAATCAGGCCAAGTCTGTCTTCCTGGCCAATATGTCCCATGAACTGCGCACACCGCTCAACGCCATTCTCGGCTTTTCGGAAATGCTGGTCCGTGAAAGCGAGGCCACTGCCAATGAGAAGGAAAAGCTCTCCATTATCAACCGCAGCGGAGAGCACTTGCTCAACATGATTAATGATGTGCTTGACCTCTCCAAAATCGAAGCGGGAAGAATTGAAGTGGAAAGCGAAGTAATTGATCTGCCGCTCATGCTGAATGATATTGGACAAATGATGGAGATTCGCGCCGAAAGTGCCGGACTGCGCTTCCGGCTGACCCTCGATCCCCTATTGGCACGATACGTTAAAACGGACAGCGGTAAAGTGCGTCAAATCCTTATTAACCTCCTCGGCAATGCGGTAGCCTTTACGGCTGAAGGTGAAGTTTCACTTCGTGTCCGCACCATGCCTGCAGCAGATGATGCCAAAAAGGCTACCCTGCAAATGGAAGTAGAGGACAGCGGTCCGGGTATTGCGCCCGAGGAACAGGAACGTATCTTCGAACCCTTTGTCCAGGCAGGACCTTCCCCATCGTCTGTCAAGGGAAGCGGACTGGGGCTGGCCATTACCAGGTCCTTCGTTGAAGTGATGGGGGGAGAGATCAGCGTCACAAGCCAACCCGGCGAGGGTTCCAGGTTTATTGTCCAGATGCCTGTTACTCTGGCCGAGGCCGCAGAGGCTGCTGAAAAGGAAAGGGAAAAACCGGCCGTACTGGGACTGGCGCCGGGACAGCCTCCATGGCGTATCCTGGTTGTTGAAGATAATTATGATAACCGGCTCCTTTTATGCAGCCTGCTGCTCCAGACGGGATTTAAGGTAAAGGAGGCGGAAAACGGCAA
- a CDS encoding transporter substrate-binding domain-containing protein, translating to MRISKVKGIISLITLVILFIPVMTGDIFGAEPVSINLSKAPQVDLTEEERGWLKAHPVIKVVIDPNWAPVEFLDKEGNLQGMSMDYLHRLEDLLGVRFEIPRGLSWKEMVEAVKNRELDMFASLARTAERENYFLFTEPYVSMPIHIYSSREVAYMGEPGALHGKDVAVMSGYAIEEWLRRDYPGINLVPVKTIPDAFKMLTRGKAQAFIGNAFSAGYYIHKLGLYEVHVVGETPYANNQTMAVRGDWPLLAGILQKALDFIKKEEGEAIINRWMTIRYEHGVDYTLLWQSLLAAAIVLSVFLYWNRRLSGEVNKRRQVEAVLKAQQERLDYVFNATRDGIRDWAIVTDQTYCSPTYFHMLGYKPEDFSANDSQTVWLDMIHPDDLKRTLAETKEHINASDEPYSVEFRMRCKDGRYKWILDRGKVVARDAGGNPTRLVGAHVDIDHFKKLENQLREAKNEAESANRAKSVFLANMSHELRTPLNAILGFSEMLVRECQAGGDQKDKLFIINRSGEHLLNMINDVLDLSKIEAGHVEQERLVFDLPLMLKDIGQMMALRAGSAGLHFNLELDPGLAQYIKADMGKLRQILINLLDNAVTYAGKGGLWLRAGTLPVAGSSAMVMLRLEVEDSGQGIDAEQIERIFEPFVQAGKAGTDLKGSGLGLAISKSFVELMGGKISVTSKPGKGSLFCVELPVALGEAAAAARIHAVQPAVPGLEPGQPEQRILVVEDNRDNRLLLGSLLLQAGFQVKEAENGEEAVTLFDQWRPHLIWMDMRMPVMDGYEATAKIRSMAGGDEVKIIAITASAYNEQRKVILEAGCDEVVHKPFQACEIFHTMAQQLGVRYTYEKEEEVKAEEREIILTSHMLAELPSDLRKILRDTAHKLDISAMDQVIERIRRKRPGIACGLQALVKEFRFDRILELLGGKQ from the coding sequence TTGAGGATATCAAAAGTGAAGGGGATTATCTCGTTAATCACACTGGTGATACTGTTCATTCCCGTGATGACGGGAGATATCTTTGGCGCAGAACCTGTTTCAATTAATCTCTCCAAAGCTCCACAGGTTGACCTTACCGAGGAGGAAAGAGGCTGGCTCAAAGCACATCCCGTTATCAAGGTGGTCATTGACCCCAACTGGGCGCCTGTGGAATTTCTTGATAAAGAGGGAAATCTGCAGGGAATGTCCATGGACTATCTCCATCGTTTGGAAGATTTACTTGGCGTGCGATTCGAGATTCCTCGAGGATTAAGCTGGAAAGAGATGGTGGAGGCTGTAAAGAACAGGGAACTGGATATGTTTGCGTCCCTGGCGCGCACAGCAGAGCGCGAGAACTATTTCCTCTTTACCGAACCCTATGTTTCCATGCCCATCCACATTTACAGTTCAAGGGAAGTTGCCTATATGGGCGAACCCGGGGCCCTCCATGGCAAAGACGTCGCTGTTATGTCAGGCTACGCAATTGAGGAGTGGCTCAGGCGGGACTATCCCGGAATTAATCTTGTGCCCGTAAAGACTATCCCCGATGCTTTCAAGATGCTGACAAGGGGCAAGGCACAGGCTTTTATCGGCAACGCTTTTAGCGCCGGCTACTACATCCATAAGCTCGGGCTTTACGAGGTGCACGTTGTCGGTGAGACGCCCTATGCCAATAATCAGACCATGGCCGTTCGTGGTGACTGGCCGCTCCTGGCGGGCATCCTGCAAAAGGCGCTCGACTTTATAAAGAAAGAGGAAGGAGAGGCCATCATCAACCGCTGGATGACTATACGCTATGAGCATGGTGTGGATTACACCCTGTTGTGGCAATCGCTGCTGGCTGCCGCCATTGTGTTGTCTGTATTTCTCTACTGGAATCGCCGTTTGTCGGGAGAGGTGAACAAACGAAGACAGGTGGAAGCGGTACTGAAGGCACAACAAGAGCGTTTGGATTATGTCTTTAACGCCACCAGGGATGGAATCCGGGATTGGGCCATTGTGACGGACCAGACCTATTGCAGTCCCACCTATTTTCATATGCTCGGTTATAAACCTGAAGATTTTTCCGCCAATGACAGTCAGACCGTCTGGCTGGACATGATACATCCCGATGATTTGAAAAGGACACTTGCCGAAACAAAAGAGCATATTAACGCCAGTGATGAACCTTACAGCGTCGAATTTCGGATGCGTTGCAAGGATGGCCGTTACAAGTGGATTCTCGATCGGGGCAAGGTGGTAGCCCGCGATGCCGGCGGCAATCCGACCCGTTTGGTTGGCGCCCATGTCGATATCGATCACTTCAAGAAGCTGGAAAATCAACTGCGGGAAGCAAAAAACGAAGCGGAATCGGCCAACCGGGCAAAGAGTGTTTTCCTGGCCAATATGTCCCACGAACTCCGTACCCCCCTCAACGCCATTCTCGGTTTCTCTGAAATGCTGGTGCGGGAATGCCAGGCCGGCGGTGACCAGAAGGATAAACTATTTATCATCAACCGCAGCGGTGAACACTTGTTGAATATGATCAATGATGTGCTGGATCTTTCTAAAATAGAGGCGGGTCATGTGGAGCAGGAACGATTGGTATTCGACCTGCCGCTCATGCTGAAGGATATAGGGCAAATGATGGCGCTGCGCGCCGGGAGCGCCGGACTGCACTTTAATCTGGAGCTTGATCCCGGGTTGGCGCAATACATCAAGGCCGACATGGGCAAGCTGCGTCAGATCCTTATCAACCTGCTCGATAATGCCGTCACATACGCCGGCAAAGGTGGCCTATGGCTGCGTGCCGGCACTTTGCCTGTTGCCGGTAGCAGCGCCATGGTCATGTTGCGCCTTGAGGTAGAGGACAGTGGTCAGGGTATCGATGCGGAGCAGATAGAACGTATCTTTGAACCCTTTGTTCAGGCAGGGAAGGCCGGAACCGATCTCAAGGGCAGTGGGCTGGGCCTGGCCATCAGTAAATCCTTTGTGGAACTGATGGGCGGTAAGATAAGTGTTACCAGCAAGCCCGGCAAGGGTTCACTCTTTTGCGTTGAATTGCCGGTGGCCCTGGGGGAAGCGGCAGCGGCCGCCCGTATACATGCGGTCCAACCGGCCGTGCCGGGACTGGAACCCGGACAGCCTGAGCAGCGCATCCTGGTTGTTGAAGATAACAGGGACAACCGGCTGCTTCTCGGCAGCCTGCTCCTCCAGGCAGGTTTCCAGGTAAAGGAGGCGGAAAATGGCGAAGAGGCTGTCACTCTCTTCGATCAGTGGCGACCCCACTTAATCTGGATGGACATGCGTATGCCCGTAATGGATGGCTATGAGGCGACGGCAAAGATCCGATCCATGGCCGGTGGTGACGAGGTGAAGATCATTGCCATTACTGCCAGCGCTTACAATGAACAGCGTAAAGTCATCCTGGAAGCAGGTTGTGACGAGGTAGTGCACAAGCCCTTCCAGGCTTGTGAGATCTTCCATACCATGGCGCAGCAGTTGGGGGTGCGCTATACTTATGAAAAGGAAGAGGAAGTCAAGGCGGAGGAAAGGGAAATCATCCTTACTTCACACATGTTGGCCGAGTTGCCCTCTGATCTGAGGAAGATATTAAGAGATACGGCGCACAAGCTGGATATTTCAGCTATGGATCAAGTGATCGAGCGCATCCGCCGTAAGCGCCCCGGAATCGCCTGCGGGCTGCAGGCGCTTGTAAAGGAGTTTCGTTTTGACCGGATTCTGGAACTGCTCGGTGGAAAACAGTGA